From the Ruania alkalisoli genome, one window contains:
- the galK gene encoding galactokinase, with protein MRATVHAWTEDEGAAQARQTFAGTFIGEPDGVWSAPGRVNLIGEHTDYNGGLCLPIALPHRTYVALRRTDDGAARLVSEREPGVWSAELDAVAPGAVQGWGAYPVGVAWALEQAGHRVGGFDAAVASCVPYGSGLSSSAALECAFAVAFADAPGWTGPDAGTDSGRVELVDASIRAENEIAGANTGGMDQAASLRAREGHALLLDCRDGSVRHIPFDLTEAGLELLVIDTKAEHSLVDGQYAQRRATCEAAAETLEVPTLREISPDRLDGALAALPDEESRKRVRHVVTEIERVQQFVALLDAGRVHEVGHLMDASHASLAEDYEVSCAELDVAVTAARSAGALGARMTGGGFGGSAIALIEAGTGEAVSATVEQAFADAGFGAPAFLTATAAGPAH; from the coding sequence ATGAGAGCCACCGTGCATGCTTGGACCGAGGACGAGGGCGCGGCCCAAGCCCGCCAGACCTTCGCCGGCACCTTCATCGGCGAGCCCGATGGCGTGTGGTCGGCGCCAGGCCGGGTGAACCTCATCGGTGAGCACACCGACTACAACGGTGGCCTGTGCCTGCCGATCGCGCTGCCCCACCGCACGTACGTGGCCCTGCGGCGCACCGATGACGGCGCAGCCCGCCTGGTCTCCGAGCGAGAGCCCGGCGTGTGGTCGGCCGAGTTGGACGCGGTCGCGCCCGGCGCCGTTCAGGGCTGGGGAGCATATCCGGTCGGGGTGGCCTGGGCGCTGGAGCAGGCCGGGCACCGGGTTGGCGGTTTCGACGCTGCGGTGGCCTCGTGCGTCCCGTATGGATCGGGGCTGAGCTCGTCGGCGGCACTGGAGTGCGCGTTCGCGGTGGCATTCGCCGATGCGCCGGGCTGGACAGGCCCGGACGCCGGCACGGATTCCGGGCGCGTCGAGCTAGTGGATGCCTCCATTCGTGCCGAGAACGAGATCGCGGGTGCCAACACTGGCGGGATGGACCAGGCGGCCTCGCTGCGCGCCCGCGAAGGTCATGCGCTGCTCCTGGACTGCCGGGACGGGTCGGTGCGACACATCCCATTCGACCTTACTGAGGCAGGGCTGGAACTGCTGGTGATCGACACCAAAGCCGAGCACAGCCTCGTGGACGGTCAGTATGCGCAGCGGCGTGCGACCTGTGAAGCAGCGGCGGAGACGCTCGAGGTGCCGACGCTGCGGGAGATCTCGCCGGACCGACTGGACGGGGCGTTGGCCGCCCTGCCTGACGAGGAGTCGCGGAAGCGGGTGCGGCACGTGGTCACTGAGATCGAACGGGTGCAGCAGTTCGTCGCCCTGCTCGACGCCGGACGGGTTCATGAGGTGGGGCACCTGATGGACGCCTCGCACGCGTCCCTCGCCGAGGACTACGAGGTCTCGTGCGCGGAGCTCGACGTGGCTGTGACGGCCGCTCGCTCGGCTGGCGCACTGGGTGCCCGGATGACCGGCGGCGGGTTCGGCGGGTCCGCGATCGCGCTGATCGAGGCCGGTACGGGTGAGGCGGTGTCGGCTACGGTCGAACAGGCCTTCGCCGATGCCGGCTTTGGTGCGCCGGCGTTCCTGACGGCGACCGCTGCGGGCCCGGCCCACTGA
- the galT gene encoding galactose-1-phosphate uridylyltransferase, with the protein MTGLPDLSTTRVRRTPTTLADGRDFFYYDDSEPYVSGEQTRRLDDPRPLPDRFAPIEGPDGVTQPVTGPQMRYDVLTGEWVPMAAHRMNRTFLPGPDTNPLAPAKPGAEYTDGEIPATDYDVVVFENRFPSLMRVPGEPDETTHLDGNDLYPVRPAVGRCEVICFSPDAGASLSSVTPTRMRTIVEAWADRTAALHAIDGVQQVYCFENRGAEIGVTLHHPHGQIYAYPFLTPKTQTMLHQAVAHRQRTGRNLLKDVLEGELASGRRIVGESEHWVAYVPAAARWPVEVHVAPRRDVPDLPATTDAERTDFAGLYLNLLRRLDQFFVDADGTPMPLPYISGWHQAPVVHGRDDLRLHLQLFSIRRAPGKLKYLAGSESGMGAWISDTTPEKIADRLKEIA; encoded by the coding sequence GTGACTGGACTCCCGGACCTCAGCACCACGCGCGTGCGCCGCACACCCACCACCTTGGCCGACGGCCGAGACTTTTTCTACTACGACGATTCAGAGCCGTACGTCTCCGGGGAGCAGACCCGCCGCCTGGACGATCCGCGCCCCCTACCCGACCGGTTCGCCCCGATCGAGGGCCCCGACGGGGTGACCCAGCCGGTGACCGGACCGCAGATGCGCTACGACGTGCTCACCGGCGAGTGGGTCCCGATGGCCGCACACCGGATGAACCGCACGTTCCTGCCCGGGCCGGACACCAATCCGCTGGCCCCCGCCAAGCCCGGCGCCGAGTACACCGACGGTGAGATCCCTGCCACCGACTACGACGTCGTGGTCTTCGAGAACCGCTTTCCCTCACTGATGCGCGTCCCCGGCGAACCGGACGAGACCACCCACCTCGATGGCAACGATCTGTACCCGGTTCGCCCCGCCGTCGGGCGGTGTGAGGTGATCTGTTTCTCACCGGACGCCGGCGCCTCGCTGAGCTCGGTGACCCCCACCCGGATGCGCACCATCGTGGAGGCGTGGGCGGATCGCACGGCTGCGCTGCACGCGATCGACGGCGTCCAGCAGGTGTATTGCTTCGAGAACCGCGGCGCGGAGATCGGTGTCACGCTGCATCACCCGCACGGGCAGATCTACGCCTACCCGTTCCTCACCCCGAAGACCCAGACGATGCTGCACCAGGCGGTCGCGCACCGCCAGCGCACGGGGCGCAACCTGCTCAAGGACGTGCTCGAGGGCGAACTGGCTTCGGGGCGGCGGATCGTGGGCGAGTCCGAGCACTGGGTGGCCTATGTGCCGGCGGCGGCGCGCTGGCCGGTCGAAGTGCACGTGGCACCGCGCCGGGACGTACCGGACCTGCCCGCCACCACCGACGCCGAACGCACCGACTTCGCCGGGCTGTACCTGAACCTGCTGCGCCGGTTGGACCAGTTCTTCGTCGACGCCGACGGCACGCCGATGCCGCTGCCCTACATCTCCGGCTGGCATCAGGCTCCCGTGGTTCACGGCCGGGACGATCTGCGCCTGCACCTGCAGTTGTTCTCGATCCGGCGCGCGCCCGGGAAGCTGAAGTACCTGGCCGGCTCGGAGTCCGGGATGGGAGCCTGGATCAGCGACACCACCCCGGAGAAGATTGCCGACCGGCTCAAGGAGATTGCATGA
- a CDS encoding 2'-5' RNA ligase family protein, giving the protein MTHGQSTTVRASDPVASETAATSAPDPTVPPPPVGVPVPPGHVRIGVAIPVPEPYAASLTRARLRADDPLARSIPPHITLLPPTDIPEDAIADVQAHLARIATDQRPFVVELNGTDTFRPVSPVVFVQLSTGTDACTALQEAVNDGPLAQRLRFPFHPHVTLAHAVDESALDEAADTMAEFDAVFPVAHFCLYEHGEDGVWRDVCTYALTS; this is encoded by the coding sequence ATGACGCACGGCCAGTCGACGACGGTACGCGCGAGCGACCCCGTTGCGTCCGAGACGGCAGCGACGAGCGCTCCCGACCCAACCGTGCCTCCACCGCCGGTCGGGGTCCCCGTCCCACCCGGCCATGTGCGCATCGGCGTCGCCATCCCTGTGCCGGAGCCGTATGCCGCCAGCCTCACCAGGGCGAGGTTGCGTGCCGACGACCCGCTCGCTCGTTCGATCCCCCCGCACATCACGCTGCTGCCTCCCACCGACATCCCGGAGGACGCGATCGCCGACGTGCAGGCCCACCTCGCGCGGATCGCCACCGATCAGCGGCCCTTCGTGGTCGAACTCAACGGCACCGATACCTTCCGGCCGGTCTCGCCGGTCGTGTTCGTCCAGCTCAGCACCGGAACCGATGCCTGCACCGCGCTGCAAGAAGCGGTCAACGACGGGCCGCTGGCACAGCGGCTCCGCTTCCCGTTCCACCCGCACGTCACCCTGGCCCATGCCGTGGATGAGTCCGCCCTGGACGAGGCAGCCGACACCATGGCCGAGTTCGACGCGGTCTTTCCCGTGGCGCACTTCTGTCTCTACGAGCATGGCGAAGACGGTGTCTGGCGCGACGTGTGCACCTACGCCCTGACCTCCTGA
- a CDS encoding YihY/virulence factor BrkB family protein, which produces MAGTNTGLAGFIDWLKKTRVMRALSRYGAANGNLLAGGIAFAGLFSVFGALTIAYTAFMKVLGGNEELRQQVIDAAAESLPGLIRTEEFDEGMISPSQLEFNTGTGIVGIVAALVLINMAFRVPAALRSSIRTMFGLVSPPEHPVLGKLRDVLGFVGLVLSVILTSAMGIAAGAAGEWLLSLAGWESTSAGQWLLRIFGLVIVLLVDWAVFMWIFRTLAGVRPPRHDLVIGALLAAIGAGALRYLGTSVVGGNLSENPIFASAAVLGTLLLWINLVVRVTLLMAAWTANAPAHPEVADEMITHFDETPNYVTLSDPRTLEWQHDPVTGRVQPEFPPPPEPYWGGLIGWVGRKISGARRA; this is translated from the coding sequence ATGGCAGGCACGAACACCGGACTGGCAGGCTTCATCGACTGGCTGAAGAAGACCCGCGTGATGCGGGCGCTCTCGAGATATGGGGCAGCCAACGGCAACCTCCTCGCGGGCGGGATCGCGTTCGCCGGGCTGTTCTCGGTGTTCGGTGCCCTCACGATCGCCTACACCGCGTTCATGAAAGTGCTGGGCGGGAACGAGGAGCTGCGTCAGCAGGTGATCGACGCCGCGGCCGAGTCGCTACCCGGACTGATTCGGACCGAGGAATTCGACGAAGGAATGATCAGCCCCAGCCAGTTGGAGTTCAATACCGGCACCGGGATCGTCGGCATCGTCGCCGCCCTCGTCCTGATCAACATGGCCTTCCGCGTGCCCGCCGCGCTCCGGTCCTCGATTCGCACCATGTTCGGTCTCGTCTCTCCGCCCGAGCACCCGGTGCTGGGCAAGTTGCGTGATGTGCTCGGGTTCGTGGGTCTGGTGCTCTCGGTGATCCTCACCTCCGCGATGGGCATCGCCGCCGGAGCGGCCGGTGAGTGGCTGCTCTCGCTCGCCGGCTGGGAGAGCACCAGCGCCGGGCAGTGGCTGCTGCGCATCTTCGGGCTGGTGATCGTGCTGCTCGTGGACTGGGCCGTGTTCATGTGGATCTTCCGCACCCTGGCCGGAGTGAGGCCCCCGAGGCACGACCTCGTGATCGGGGCGCTGCTCGCCGCGATCGGTGCCGGTGCGCTGCGTTATCTCGGCACCTCCGTGGTCGGGGGCAACCTCAGCGAGAACCCGATCTTCGCCTCCGCTGCTGTGCTCGGCACCCTGCTGTTGTGGATCAACCTGGTGGTGCGAGTCACGCTGCTCATGGCGGCGTGGACCGCGAACGCGCCCGCCCACCCCGAGGTGGCGGACGAGATGATCACCCACTTCGACGAGACGCCGAACTACGTCACCCTCAGCGATCCCAGGACACTCGAGTGGCAGCACGACCCGGTCACCGGGCGGGTGCAGCCCGAGTTCCCGCCACCACCGGAGCCTTACTGGGGCGGCCTGATCGGCTGGGTCGGGCGCAAGATCAGCGGCGCGCGGCGGGCCTGA